One window from the genome of Lentibacillus daqui encodes:
- a CDS encoding endonuclease MutS2 — protein MNERILHVLEYNKILDQLQNQAATSLGKELASSLRPVTEMDEVQTLQQETDEALQVERLNLKIPLGGISDIRGSVKRSVIGGMLNTGECLDVADTIYGGRQVKDFIGKLEEEPPILTALTEQITPLRELERHIKSCIDDHGYVMDSASEKLRGLRSSIRTYESRVRDKLDHYTKTKSNMLSDTLITIRNDRYVLPVKQEYRGSIGGIVHDQSASGQTLFIEPRAVVDLNNELQGTRAKEKQEIERILREISGQIASAESFLLENIAVLAKIDFMFARAKLGKQMKAAMPKINDQGIIKMKQARHPLIPADDVVTNDVEIGETYTSIVITGPNTGGKTVTLKMVGLCTLMAQSGLQIPALDGCELAVFKHVFADIGDEQSIEQNLSTFSSHMTNIVSIMEQVDDKTLVLFDELGAGTDPQEGAALAMAILDEVISRNARVIATTHYPELKAYGYNRNSVINASVEFNVETLQPTYRLLIGVPGRSNAFEISKRLGLNDAIIDHAKELVGVDSKSVENMIASLEQSQLQAEKDYEQAHQILLQTEKLHNDLKKQWRQFEQKRESLYKKAETKAEKAVQKAKEEAELIIGEIRSMKNDADIKEHEWIEAKKMLEDAKPNLSSKKMENQTHQESKDTKNELHPGDDIKLLTVNQPGTVLEKAGNDEYLVQVGIMKVKVKRDDLQRLSNQKQAPERPLATVKGSGYHVKPELDLRGERYEDALSQLEKYIDDVLLAGYNKVSIIHGKGTGALRSGVKEFVKKHPRIKNSRPGGSGEGGSGVTIIEFN, from the coding sequence ATGAACGAACGAATTTTGCATGTATTAGAATACAATAAGATTCTGGATCAATTGCAGAATCAGGCTGCAACATCCTTGGGTAAGGAGCTGGCGAGTTCTTTGCGACCTGTTACCGAAATGGACGAGGTACAAACATTGCAGCAGGAAACAGATGAAGCATTGCAAGTCGAACGGTTAAATTTAAAGATCCCACTAGGTGGTATATCAGACATCAGGGGCAGTGTAAAGCGCAGTGTCATCGGTGGAATGTTGAATACAGGGGAATGCCTTGATGTAGCCGATACAATCTACGGCGGCCGGCAAGTCAAAGATTTTATTGGAAAATTGGAAGAGGAACCACCAATCTTAACCGCACTTACCGAACAAATCACCCCATTACGGGAATTGGAGCGGCACATTAAGAGCTGCATTGATGATCACGGCTATGTGATGGACAGCGCATCAGAAAAATTGCGTGGACTCCGTTCATCGATCCGTACGTATGAATCACGCGTCCGCGACAAATTAGATCATTATACAAAAACAAAAAGCAATATGTTGTCAGATACCTTGATTACCATTCGAAATGATCGGTACGTATTGCCCGTCAAACAAGAATATCGTGGCTCGATCGGCGGGATCGTTCATGACCAATCCGCATCTGGTCAAACGTTATTTATCGAGCCAAGGGCAGTGGTTGATTTAAACAATGAATTACAGGGGACGAGGGCAAAAGAAAAGCAGGAAATTGAACGGATTTTACGGGAAATAAGTGGGCAAATTGCTAGTGCCGAATCATTTTTGTTAGAAAACATCGCTGTATTGGCCAAGATCGATTTTATGTTTGCGCGTGCAAAATTAGGAAAACAAATGAAAGCAGCGATGCCGAAAATCAATGATCAAGGTATCATTAAAATGAAACAAGCGCGTCATCCGTTAATTCCCGCGGATGATGTGGTCACCAATGATGTAGAAATTGGTGAGACTTATACTTCTATCGTTATTACCGGGCCAAATACTGGCGGGAAAACAGTTACATTGAAAATGGTGGGACTATGTACATTAATGGCCCAATCCGGGTTGCAGATCCCTGCACTTGACGGTTGTGAATTGGCTGTTTTTAAACACGTTTTTGCTGATATTGGTGATGAACAATCGATCGAACAAAACTTGAGTACATTTTCCTCGCACATGACCAATATCGTATCAATTATGGAACAAGTTGATGATAAGACGCTGGTTCTTTTTGATGAACTCGGGGCAGGCACTGATCCACAGGAAGGTGCTGCACTGGCGATGGCTATTCTGGATGAAGTCATTTCCCGTAATGCCAGGGTAATTGCTACAACTCATTACCCGGAATTAAAGGCATACGGCTATAACAGGAATAGTGTTATTAATGCGTCTGTTGAATTTAATGTGGAAACATTGCAGCCGACATATCGATTGTTAATTGGTGTTCCCGGACGAAGTAATGCATTTGAAATTTCAAAACGACTGGGTCTGAATGACGCCATTATAGACCATGCCAAAGAGCTTGTCGGGGTCGATTCGAAAAGCGTGGAGAATATGATTGCATCATTGGAACAATCACAACTCCAGGCGGAAAAAGACTATGAACAAGCCCATCAGATATTGCTGCAAACAGAGAAACTCCATAATGATTTAAAAAAACAGTGGCGACAATTTGAACAAAAGCGCGAATCACTATATAAAAAAGCAGAAACGAAGGCAGAAAAGGCTGTACAAAAGGCAAAAGAGGAAGCAGAATTAATCATCGGCGAAATCCGCTCGATGAAAAACGATGCTGACATAAAAGAGCATGAATGGATAGAAGCGAAAAAAATGCTCGAGGATGCAAAACCTAATCTTTCGTCTAAAAAAATGGAAAATCAAACACATCAAGAATCCAAAGATACAAAAAATGAATTGCATCCCGGTGACGATATTAAGTTACTGACTGTGAATCAACCTGGAACTGTACTGGAAAAAGCGGGTAATGATGAATATCTTGTGCAGGTTGGCATCATGAAGGTAAAGGTGAAACGTGATGACTTACAACGCCTTTCCAACCAAAAGCAAGCGCCAGAAAGGCCATTGGCGACGGTAAAGGGCTCAGGCTATCATGTAAAACCGGAGCTTGATTTACGCGGTGAACGATATGAAGATGCACTGTCCCAGCTGGAGAAATATATAGACGATGTGTTGCTGGCCGGCTATAACAAGGTATCCATTATTCATGGAAAGGGTACTGGTGCGTTACGATCAGGGGTAAAAGAATTTGTTAAAAAACATCCAAGAATCAAAAACAGTCGTCCTGGTGGATCTGGGGAAGGGGGAAGCGGCGTCACGATTATTGAATTCAACTGA
- a CDS encoding long-chain-fatty-acid--CoA ligase: MGKERRWYKHYPDDIPTTITYDDKPLHAFLLEGAKRYKKKKALHFMGKELSFQELYDQAKKMACYMQGLGIEKGDRVAIMLPNSPQSVISYYGALMAGATVVQTNPLYKERELEYQLYDSGAKLIVCLDILLPTVMNVQHATQLQHTIVTGIKDYLPFPKNTAYPFIQKKQYNMVVKPEQSENTHVWELIMEHTSENYQEVTVDPKEDLALIQYTGGTTGFPKGVMLTHYNLVANVQMCQTWLYKAEQGKEVILGILPFFHVYGMTAVMNMSIMFGSKMVLLPKFDPEEVLKTIQKQKTTLFPGAPTIYIGLLNHPKLNKYDLSSIKACISGSAPLPTDVQKQFEDVTAGKLVEGYGLTESSPVTHANLVWGQRVNGSIGIPWPDTDAKIVDDEMNEVKVGETGELVVKGPQVMKGYWNKPDETNQVLKDGWLLTGDVGYMDEQGYFYIVDRKKDMIIAGGYNIYPREVEEVLYEHEGVQEAVVAGIPDAYRGETVKAYIVLKDGYQLTEKELNHHCRKHLAAYKVPRIYEFRDELPKTAVGKILRRKLVDEEKEKVQKDSKTV, encoded by the coding sequence ATGGGGAAAGAAAGACGTTGGTATAAGCATTATCCTGACGATATTCCGACAACCATTACCTATGATGACAAGCCTTTACATGCTTTTTTGCTGGAAGGAGCCAAGCGTTACAAGAAAAAGAAAGCGCTTCACTTCATGGGTAAAGAATTGTCCTTTCAAGAACTGTATGACCAAGCAAAGAAAATGGCCTGCTACATGCAGGGATTGGGAATTGAGAAAGGAGACCGTGTAGCAATTATGCTGCCAAACTCTCCCCAATCGGTTATCAGTTATTATGGTGCATTAATGGCAGGCGCAACGGTTGTACAGACAAACCCATTATATAAGGAGCGTGAATTGGAATATCAGTTATATGACTCCGGAGCCAAGCTGATTGTTTGTCTGGATATATTACTGCCAACCGTTATGAATGTACAGCATGCAACACAGCTTCAACATACGATCGTAACGGGAATAAAGGATTATTTACCATTTCCAAAAAATACGGCATACCCTTTTATCCAGAAAAAACAATATAACATGGTTGTAAAACCAGAGCAATCGGAAAATACACATGTTTGGGAATTGATTATGGAACATACTTCTGAAAATTACCAGGAAGTGACTGTTGATCCAAAAGAAGATTTGGCGTTAATCCAATATACAGGTGGGACAACCGGTTTTCCAAAAGGTGTCATGCTGACTCATTATAATCTGGTTGCAAATGTGCAAATGTGTCAAACCTGGTTGTACAAGGCAGAACAAGGGAAAGAAGTTATTCTGGGTATTTTACCGTTTTTTCATGTTTATGGGATGACAGCCGTGATGAATATGTCCATTATGTTCGGTTCGAAAATGGTATTGCTGCCAAAATTTGATCCGGAAGAGGTTCTAAAAACGATCCAGAAACAAAAAACAACGTTATTCCCTGGGGCACCTACCATTTATATCGGTCTATTAAATCATCCAAAATTAAATAAATATGATCTATCCTCAATCAAAGCGTGTATCAGCGGTTCAGCACCGCTTCCAACGGATGTTCAGAAACAATTTGAAGACGTTACAGCTGGTAAGTTAGTGGAGGGATACGGTTTAACCGAATCATCTCCTGTTACCCACGCGAATTTAGTCTGGGGTCAACGTGTGAATGGGAGTATCGGTATTCCATGGCCTGACACCGATGCCAAAATCGTGGATGACGAAATGAATGAAGTGAAAGTTGGTGAAACAGGAGAATTGGTTGTCAAAGGTCCACAAGTGATGAAAGGCTATTGGAATAAACCGGATGAAACAAACCAAGTTCTAAAAGATGGCTGGCTGTTAACGGGTGATGTCGGTTATATGGATGAACAAGGTTACTTTTATATCGTTGATCGGAAGAAAGACATGATTATTGCCGGCGGATATAACATTTATCCGCGTGAAGTGGAAGAAGTGCTTTATGAACACGAGGGGGTTCAAGAAGCTGTTGTTGCCGGGATTCCCGATGCCTATCGTGGCGAAACGGTTAAGGCATATATTGTCTTGAAGGATGGTTATCAACTGACTGAAAAGGAATTAAATCATCATTGCCGCAAACACTTGGCTGCTTATAAGGTACCACGAATTTATGAGTTCCGTGATGAATTGCCAAAGACAGCCGTCGGTAAAATCCTCAGACGAAAATTGGTTGATGAAGAAAAGGAGAAGGTACAGAAGGACAGCAAAACAGTTTAA
- a CDS encoding TetR/AcrR family transcriptional regulator — protein sequence MEKNKPKYKQIIDAAVAVIAENGYYASQVSKIAKKAGVADGTIYLYFKNKEDILVSLFEEKMGQFIEQIAIAINKKQTASEKLLTLIEMHFHQLAKDHHLAIVTQLELRQSNKDLRLKINNVLKPYLEVIDQLISEGIDERIFRSDMNLPLVRQMIFGTMDEIVTNWVMNEQKYDLVAQAPQVHGLLIHGLMDE from the coding sequence ATGGAAAAAAATAAACCGAAATACAAACAAATCATTGACGCAGCTGTTGCCGTCATTGCAGAAAATGGCTATTATGCATCGCAAGTATCTAAAATTGCCAAAAAGGCCGGTGTTGCTGACGGTACAATCTACCTATATTTTAAAAATAAAGAAGATATTCTTGTTTCCCTCTTTGAGGAAAAAATGGGGCAGTTTATCGAACAAATCGCTATAGCTATTAATAAGAAACAAACTGCCAGTGAAAAATTGTTAACATTAATCGAAATGCACTTTCATCAATTGGCAAAAGATCATCATCTGGCAATTGTCACCCAATTAGAATTGCGTCAGTCGAACAAGGATCTGCGCTTAAAGATTAATAACGTATTAAAGCCGTATTTGGAGGTTATTGATCAACTTATTTCCGAGGGTATCGATGAAAGAATTTTTCGTTCTGACATGAATCTTCCACTTGTCAGGCAAATGATATTTGGCACAATGGATGAAATTGTTACCAACTGGGTGATGAATGAGCAGAAATATGATTTGGTGGCTCAAGCACCCCAAGTTCACGGATTATTGATCCATGGATTAATGGATGAATAA
- a CDS encoding enoyl-CoA hydratase: protein MGALTYEVTNHVAILTIQSPPANALSVSVLDELSEKLDEIEKDKTIKVVVLTGKGKFFSAGANVKEFSSFQQISEYQSFSEKGQHLFERIEHFGIPFIAAIHGAAVGGGLELAMACHMRIAAENAKLGLPELTLGIIPGFAGTQRLPRYVGTAKAYEMILSSEPISGKEALSFGLVNRVVDENAVVTESIKLAEKIASKGKLTIDRIMKLIPYSVTESFTDGMNAEAKAFSEVFDSEDAKEGVSAFLKKRKPNFQDK from the coding sequence TTGGGAGCTTTAACGTATGAAGTAACAAATCATGTTGCTATATTAACCATTCAAAGCCCACCTGCAAATGCTTTATCTGTTTCAGTGTTGGATGAACTATCAGAAAAATTGGATGAAATTGAAAAAGATAAAACGATTAAGGTGGTTGTTTTAACAGGAAAGGGGAAATTTTTCTCTGCCGGTGCTAATGTAAAAGAGTTTTCTTCCTTTCAACAGATATCTGAGTATCAATCGTTTTCCGAAAAAGGACAGCATTTATTTGAACGGATCGAGCATTTTGGGATTCCATTCATTGCAGCAATCCATGGAGCCGCTGTAGGCGGGGGTTTAGAACTCGCTATGGCCTGTCACATGCGAATTGCGGCTGAAAATGCAAAGCTGGGATTGCCGGAGTTAACACTAGGTATCATCCCCGGATTTGCAGGAACCCAGCGCTTGCCGCGTTATGTTGGCACAGCCAAGGCCTATGAAATGATTCTGAGTTCTGAGCCGATCAGTGGCAAAGAAGCTCTGTCATTTGGTCTTGTTAACCGTGTTGTGGACGAAAATGCTGTTGTTACAGAATCTATCAAACTAGCGGAAAAAATAGCTTCTAAAGGCAAGCTGACGATCGACCGGATAATGAAATTAATTCCTTATTCCGTTACAGAAAGTTTTACAGATGGTATGAATGCTGAAGCTAAGGCTTTTAGTGAAGTTTTTGATTCAGAGGATGCAAAGGAAGGCGTTTCAGCTTTTTTAAAGAAACGTAAACCTAACTTTCAAGATAAATAG
- a CDS encoding electron transfer flavoprotein subunit beta/FixA family protein, producing the protein MNIYVLLKKTFDTEEKIAISNGRIEDDGVEFIINPYDEYAVEEAINQRDAHGGEVTVITIGDEESEKQLRTALAMGADKAVLINTEDDLEDGDQFTTVKILEAFFEDKEADLILAGNVAIDEASGQVGPRLAERLGISFVTTITSLKIEDDTAYIDKDVEGDVEKIETSLPVLVTCQQGLNDPRYPSLPGIMKAKKKPLEELEIDDLDLDEDELEPKTKTIEIFLPPEKEAGRVLEGELDDQVQELVSLLKNEAKVL; encoded by the coding sequence ATGAATATCTATGTATTACTAAAAAAGACTTTTGATACTGAAGAAAAAATAGCCATTTCCAATGGCCGCATTGAAGATGATGGGGTTGAATTCATTATAAACCCGTACGATGAATATGCAGTTGAAGAGGCTATTAATCAGCGGGATGCGCATGGTGGTGAAGTAACCGTTATCACGATCGGTGATGAAGAATCAGAGAAACAACTCCGTACGGCATTGGCAATGGGTGCTGATAAAGCTGTTCTGATTAATACAGAGGATGATTTGGAAGACGGGGATCAATTTACCACAGTTAAAATTTTGGAAGCGTTTTTCGAGGATAAGGAAGCCGATTTAATTTTGGCCGGTAATGTGGCCATCGATGAAGCAAGCGGTCAAGTTGGACCAAGGCTTGCAGAACGGTTGGGAATTTCTTTTGTCACCACAATTACCAGCCTGAAAATCGAGGACGATACTGCGTACATTGATAAAGATGTTGAAGGTGACGTGGAAAAAATTGAAACAAGTTTGCCTGTTCTTGTCACTTGCCAGCAAGGCCTAAATGACCCGAGGTATCCTTCCTTACCGGGAATTATGAAAGCAAAGAAAAAGCCACTGGAAGAACTGGAAATTGATGACCTTGATTTGGACGAAGATGAATTAGAACCAAAGACAAAAACAATTGAAATATTTTTACCCCCGGAAAAAGAGGCTGGCAGAGTATTAGAAGGCGAACTTGATGATCAGGTTCAGGAACTAGTATCGTTACTTAAAAATGAAGCAAAGGTACTGTAG
- a CDS encoding electron transfer flavoprotein subunit alpha/FixB family protein — protein MSDKYLVIGETRDGSLRNVTFEAIAAAKKINPDGEIVGVVCGDSDLEAQANEMIYYGADRAVTVKHEKLKTYTPEGFGQALMAIIDDESPNGIVMGHTAIGKDLTPKIASKLELGLISDATDIEINGDQVAFIRPIYSGKAFEKKVITDDVTFVTIRPNNIAALDRDQSRSGEVTAKDVEITDLRTVVKDVIQKASEGVDLSEAKVIVSGGRGVKSAEGFKPLQELADLLGGAVGASRGACDADYCDYSLQIGQTGKVVTPDLYIACGISGAIQHLAGMSNSKVIVAINKDPEANIFNVADYGIVGDIFEVIPKLIEEIKKVKVPS, from the coding sequence ATGAGTGATAAATATTTGGTAATTGGTGAAACAAGAGATGGTTCATTGCGTAACGTTACTTTTGAAGCAATTGCAGCTGCAAAAAAAATCAACCCGGATGGAGAAATCGTTGGTGTTGTTTGTGGCGACAGTGATCTGGAAGCACAAGCAAATGAAATGATCTATTACGGTGCGGATCGGGCTGTGACAGTTAAACATGAAAAGTTAAAAACGTATACCCCTGAAGGTTTTGGTCAAGCATTGATGGCTATTATCGATGATGAATCTCCGAATGGAATTGTAATGGGGCATACGGCCATTGGCAAGGATTTAACTCCTAAGATTGCCAGTAAGCTGGAACTTGGCTTGATTTCCGATGCGACCGATATTGAAATAAATGGTGATCAGGTTGCGTTTATTCGGCCAATCTATTCCGGAAAGGCCTTTGAAAAGAAAGTGATAACCGATGATGTTACCTTTGTGACGATTCGCCCAAATAATATTGCTGCACTTGACCGGGATCAATCCCGCAGTGGCGAAGTGACAGCAAAAGATGTTGAGATTACTGACCTGCGTACAGTGGTTAAAGATGTGATCCAAAAAGCATCAGAAGGTGTTGATTTGTCCGAAGCAAAAGTAATTGTTTCCGGCGGACGCGGTGTGAAAAGTGCGGAAGGATTCAAACCATTACAAGAGCTTGCAGATTTGTTAGGTGGAGCGGTAGGTGCCTCGCGTGGCGCGTGTGATGCGGATTATTGTGATTACTCCTTGCAAATTGGGCAAACCGGTAAAGTGGTTACCCCTGATTTATATATTGCCTGTGGTATTTCCGGAGCCATTCAGCATTTAGCGGGAATGTCCAATTCAAAGGTAATTGTGGCCATTAATAAAGATCCGGAAGCAAACATTTTTAATGTAGCTGATTATGGTATTGTCGGCGATATATTTGAAGTTATTCCAAAACTGATTGAAGAAATCAAAAAGGTCAAAGTGCCTTCATAA
- the trxA gene encoding thioredoxin, giving the protein MAIVHVTDQNFTKETSEGLVLADFWAPWCGPCKMIAPVLEEIDGEMSDKVQIVKLDVDENQETAGKYGVMSIPTLLLFKDGNVVDQVIGFQPKEALVELIDKHA; this is encoded by the coding sequence ATGGCAATTGTACATGTAACCGATCAGAATTTCACAAAAGAAACCTCAGAAGGCTTGGTTTTGGCTGATTTTTGGGCACCGTGGTGTGGACCTTGTAAAATGATTGCACCGGTTCTGGAAGAGATTGATGGTGAAATGAGTGATAAAGTTCAAATCGTAAAGCTGGATGTAGACGAAAATCAGGAAACAGCCGGTAAATATGGTGTTATGAGTATTCCAACGTTACTCCTGTTCAAGGATGGGAATGTAGTTGACCAGGTAATTGGTTTTCAACCGAAAGAAGCATTGGTTGAATTAATTGATAAACATGCTTAA